The DNA window aaattttaattttttttacttaaaattattatttttatatattttcggattattttaacattataatatcaaaaataatttttaaaaataaaaaatattattttaaataaaaattactttaaaaaagaaCCACTTGTCTAAATCTATTACcttgcaataatttttattggatcCGGTAagtgtaataattttttaagaaacaaaatcaCCTTGCAATTTACAACGGGCCATAACAGAAAGTGGATATGGGTGAAATTTTATGCCAACGTGGGGGGTATTTTCTTAAATGACGGCCAGGGGCATTTGGAGCGAGGCCACCACCGTGGGTTTTAAAACATGCCGTCCATGTTTTGGCTGCCTGACACGTCTGACACGAGgatgaggaaaaaataaaaggacagaaaaataaaaaataattcatggtCTCAAGtacagatttaaaaaataaaaataaaattacaaaaacacgCTTCGGTCACACCAATGACGGAAGCGTGTTAGCCCATAACTTTAATTCTCTTCTTTTACGTTCTCGAAACTAAACACATTTCCCCCATTCGAGGACGAAAACAAACAAGAGCTAAAGattatttaagatatttatttttaatttattgtcataattttaaaatacagttttttttattttcgagatatcaacttaaaactcaataaatttgaaaccaaaacccattcaatttatttttagaaatagattttaacttgattaaaaaCTCTTTATTTATCTTAGAAGTGTTTAAGAGTGTAATTacggttaatttttaaaatattttttattcaaaaatacatcaaaataatattttttatttttttaaaatcagtgtatcaaaatgatctgataacatcaaaaaatattaatttaaaataaaaaatacataaaaatttaaattttattaaaaatatttttgaaattatctttttaataatcaaatcttttttcttgataaCCTTGAGTTgctatttataattatgattttacatgaaaattggaaaaacaaaaaaaaaaaaaaagagagaagaagattgAACAATGACAAAGTTGTCAATTCCGTTACAGttaataatttggttttttttatttttttttgggttattgaAATGATATATTTCGGTTCTAAAATATCTCAACATGCCATTTCGAGATTGTGTACTGTGTGcatatagtttaaaatatttgtacGTACGACTAATGTTAGCAGCAAAATGACATGATTTGTGACTTGGACGTGAAGTGCCAAACTTTGTTGGatacattttttattccaaaacatTCAGGAACAActgtgttgtttttctttttggaattaTACATTTCAATTTCAAGATCTAGCTCCATGAAAAACACTTCAAATAAGGAAGAGAATTTACTATATCGCTCAAGAGGCGTAGCGTGAtggcaaagggcttgagatctgcatagcaggtctcgagttcgattCAGGACGTGCAACTCTTATAAGAGCTTgggacagccggggttttactcgtTCATCTGGGCCCATAAGATACGCTTTCTGGAGGGTGgagtttcctcgaatccaaaaaaaaaaaagaatttactaTATCGTATTATGATGAAATTGCCCTtggaccataaaaaaaaaatgaacctgGGTTAAGGGCAAATTAGTATTTTTCAACATCATATAATGGGCACACCAGTATTTAAGTTTTTCAACGTAGTTAAATTACTTACATATCCCTGAAAACAATACATACAAAGGCTTCTTAGTCTTTTAAGTTTGTTAGCACAATATAAAAGATGATATGATTAATCATTCAGTAGGTGatctagtggtaagagcttTGGATTAAAGGGTTTGCTTTTCttatgatctcaggttcgaaccctgtggttgctaatatgatggttatTGGAGACTTACATAGTTGTTAACTCCAGAACTcatggaattagtcgagatacacgtAAGCTGACCGAAATACCCatgtcaatcaaataaaaaaataatatatgatcaAAATCTACTCGCTTCTTCGACTTTTCATTCATGGTTTTGTGGTTAGTGGCAAGGTAGTTTaggggtatttttatattttaatatatccttTAGTATGGCTAGTCTTATCACTTTAACAGCAGATTTTGCTGGctggtttgatatttttagggttattttatattatttatgttgcatgatgttttctagtttatttttgtcGGATTATCTTATTTATATATGATCCAAGTTCCAGAGTTTAGCTGACTTGTataatttgttgtttctttaaattatttttttttaatttctcttgctAAATCTTGGGATAATGCCACCTTAATTCTGCTAATTCACGATGCTATCTCCAAGAGAGACAAAGTCTAACTTATCACTaccaacattattattattctataatTATTAAGCATATCCAAATGGGATCGTCTTTGCTACTGTGGCCAAAGACACTGTTGACATCAGAAGTCAAAACATTTAGTCACATGGTCGTGTCGGCCTTTGATTTCTACACCAACTCCCCCCAACCGATTCAAATTTATTAGTATCTGTAAGGTAATTATATGACTCGAAACTATAGTATATTACCATTTTGTGACCATTACAGTAATGGCTATGCTAATACATTAGTCAATCATTAAAAAAGAGgctttcttttcaattcttttattttattttaacagtaATCTTTCTCATTCTAATCTTCGGTCGAAACCAGagattattaactttaaaattcataaaattaattaaggtatGTGTAAGCTAACCCGAACacccaccataaaaaaaaaaaaaaacccttaaatacaaaataaaaatgggaCATATTCACCTCATACCGGCTCTGCCTTGAAATGCAATAATAAATGCAAAAGGCAATTGAACAAAAGTAAAAACTAGATAAACAGAAGGACAGAGAAAAACCAAGGACGAAAGTTACAGAGAAAAAATGAGACTGCAATTCTCAGCGAAAAAAAAGGCAGAAAGAGATTGTACCTACAAGCCATAATTGCTGAGCTTTTTAATGGCAACCACTACAGGATCGTCTTAGCCACTAGTCTGGTTGTTTCCTTGAAAACACTCCAAAAGCCACCTTCTCCGATCTTAAGCAACCtgttaaaaaaccatttgcTGCCTCTCTGAGCTCTTGAAAACTGAAAACTCGCAAATTGTGCTCCTTCTCCTTGTACAATTCAGGCATGCTTCTTGGAGGTGGTGGGGATTTCGCTGCACGACTCATAGCTGAACTATTGGATTTGCTCTGTTCTCTCAATTCTGGGGCTGAATTTGCTTGCCCTTTCTGGTTCCTGGATTTATCCTTGAAAACATAGAAACACTTCATGGTTTTTCCTTCAGCTTTCAGTCCTCAAAAAGGAACCATGGGATGGAAAGATGAAAACTGGAGGAAATGAAGGTTGTCATTGTAAAAGAACAGAGAACCCACGGAAAGATAACCAGGATTAGGGTTTCGGATTATACATGGGTTTCTAGTTTGATCTATAggtttaaatcaaattagatcGGTTCATGTTGAATGGTTTCGAAAGTAAACAGGTGGAATGAAACTGGAATATCTCGGTCAAGATCCGGCTAAAAAATTCGGAATGAAACTGGAATATCTCGGTCAAaatctagcaaaaaaaaatataataacccgagattatataatttgtttcattttattcttaGCTATGATGAGATATACGTCGgaacaaaatgaaatttacAATATGAAACAATGATGATTCCAGTAGGGAAATGGTAGAGTgattcaaaatcataatttgtaACGTAGATAACTGGTGAAGTATAAAGTTGGTccatatgattttgttttttattcatatttttatgattttgtcatTGCTGGATTTATATTTACAATCTTAAATgtatttctctaatttttttgaattttgaattttggtcatatttacttttatagttttggttttaatttgatGGTTATGTCTAtaaatacaataacaataataattagaatAGCCATGTATCTCATCTCATAGATAATTAAACATTGATTGTTGTAAGTTATAAAACCCAGTCTAGAAATCTAACcgaaatcttttttctttaaataatcaaaataatattatttttatggattttttttctaacaaaaaatcaACAGATTGAGGATAGAATTTTAATCGGGTTAGGTTCGGATCAATAGGTTATCTTATGGTTTTTAACAGAGTcaacaagtctttttttttttttctttcaacctAGATCAATCTAGTCTCAATTGATTAGGTCTTGAATTGACCACTTGTTCAATTTAGTTCTCACAAATATACAAATTTAGTTCTCACAACTATACATGAAAGGAGTCAAAGTTAATCGAATGTTTGAGAGTGAAATAgtgattgttttgaaaatatattaaagtaatattttttaattttttaaaatttattttttacatcaacatattaaaatgatttaaaattactaaacaagattgaagaaaagaaaatcaaaatttaacaaaaagacaTGTTTAATCTCACTATCAATATACACgtggaaaaagaaaaccatgaTAAAATCTGATAGTCTATAAATCATGGGATGATTTATTCAAAACGTAAAACATGAACACAAAGCTTCCATACATTTAGATCCCAGGcattaacaaaaacatgttaagGTGCAGTTTAAGGCACCAATTGCATTTAATTTAccaacatttcttttttaaaaaaaggaaaagaaagtggAAACTATTATTTGCAGATTCAACCAGAAATTTCTAGGCTTGGAACTTTTCGTCTCAAGGTGAATGGAGTTTCTTAgataaaacccaataaaaaactaGGAGCTTGACTTGGTGTTTGAAGCATGAAATgatatgaattaaataaaagaagtaaataatTATCTAAGGGTTTATATCGTAGGGTTTTTTGACCAAATTAGATCAAGCAAAAacgaactaaataaaaaactgtacattgattatataatatataaacacATGAATGTCGAACGCGCCGTCTTAGCTCAGCTGGTAGAGCGCATGGCTTTTAACCATGTGGTCGTGGGTTCGATTCCCATAGACGGCGGTTTTTTGACActtttctgatatttttttattacctaaATCTAATCCAATCTGCAAAACCCAGAACCCCAAAGAAAGCAGCAAAAATGTTGCAGAGCAGCTTCTCCAGCATTCTCCCTTCCTCTCTGCCACGCACTCCTCTCTCTTCTCATAAACTCCTCATCTTCCCTTCACTTTCACTCACACACTACCGGCAGCGGcggcggcagcagcagcagttgCTGGTGTTGTGTGCCAGCAGCTATGAGGTGGGTGGGGGTTATTCAGACATGGAATCAAGCGtacaagaagaaaacaaaagtagGAGAACCCAACAAGAATGGGACGAGAAACCAGACCCTTTTCAACATGAAGTTATTATTAAAGGTGGTGAACAGGTTATCTCTGTCCTCCAAGAGATGATCACCCTCGTAAGTTCCTCACtcccttttcttcattttttctggTTCATTGTAAGGTCCGTTGAATCTTGAGCTACACAATGAGTAAACCCTCCTTTATTATAGAATAAAATCTTGGGTATTTGATTTGAACATATATGGAAACAACAAGACGTTCCTGTCTAATGTCTAATGCAGTGCTTTGAATTGTCAAGCTTTTGAATGATAAAGCTAGTGGCTATCAGGCTATGTGTTTAGGTTTTTCTTACTTgttcttttttgaaaatgtCGAAATGTTTTGTCTTGTACTCTTAGTTTGATTGTTGATGAAATTTAGAGTCTACGTACTGATGGTTGAAATGTATGTATGGGGTTACAGTTGGAAGACCTGAACATGGATGACGCTTCTGAGAAGGTGGCTGTCGAGTTGGTTGCGCATGGAGTGATAGGGAAAAGAGTTGATGAGATGGAAGCGGGGTTTATGATGGCCCTAGATTATATGATTGAACTTGCAGAAAAGGATCAAGATGGAATGGTAATAGTGTAACATTAACTTTGGACTTTTTGGTTTTTATGgatcttgttttgtttatggttgctttttgatttatttttgagcAATTTGTTTGAGTCATACGAGCAATGTAGtttctaaatgatttttaagGAACTGAATCTGCTGTAATTGGAATTGAGATAATGTTAAGAGTTTTATGCAATTTCTTTAGGAATTGCAATGGACATCCTATATATAGGCAGTACGAAAcaggaataattttttttttcccctaatgAATTTCAATTCGTTTGGTTTCAATGATGCTTGTTAATTGGTAAAAGTGGTACTTCATCCAAAAATCTTAAACCTCCTTGTTACTGAGAACCTTGTGGAAGCACTGGTCTGCTGGTTTCTTGGTATATATGTTGGTCCAGTTGGTTCTCAGGTTTTATCCCTTCTTGAGTGAATCACATTGACACCATCACTCTGATTGAATGGAGACTCGTcattttattaaacttattgTTTATAATGACAGGAGGTAGCTGGCCCTAGGACTAATTAGGACCCATATTCTGAGTGAAACTGAGTGAAACTCAGACGCTATGCAGTCTAATATAGCAGCCTCGtttgtcattatttttgtcTGTAATAAGTAGTATGAAtgattttaaatacttttaccATGTTGTTTTTGGTCTGCCGCTGAGGTTTCTAATAGTTGCTGCTCTTTGTGGCATAGTTTGTTCGTTGGCAGCTAACTAGGAGCTTTTCTTTCCCTATAGCAAATCGAGGAATACTTTTTATCATGCTTTTCGTTGCttgattaaattttctttgactGTAGTGATGACTATGAGATTCAGAAATGGCGTTTAACAGATTcttaatggatttttttcagCGCAAGTCACTGTTGGAAGTCATCAAGGAAACTGTATTGTCCCATCTTACAAAAAAATGCCCCCCGCATGTAAAAATGCCTCCTAAATGCATATATAATTCTTGTTCTAGTTAAAAGGGAGTTCCTTTGTTACCGAGCTATGAAATTCTGAATTCTCCCCTTCAGGTTCAAGTGATTGGCTTGCTTTGTAGAACTCCGCAGAAAGAAAGCAGACATGAATTATTACGTAGAGTTGCTGCTGGCGGTGGTGTCTTTGAAGGTGGTAAAGGCACCAAAGTTCATATTCCGGGGGCGAACCTGAACGATATAGCTAATCAGGCTGATGATATACTTGAGGTAGATACAAAAAATCCTGCTTgcaattgtcttttttatttcccaTGACATATTCTGAGTCTTTCAAATGCAGGTGTCGAAGTTCTCTTGTCCTGTAATTGTGGTCCTTTCATGTCTggtcttttaaaaatacttttgaataATATTGTGATAATGCCTTGGCATGTGTACCATTGGTGTAGAATTGTTTTCCCCAATCCTAAGCCCTTGGAGCGGCAATGTGTTGACATGTAGCCCAACATGAACATAGACCTTTACCAAGCTACTTTCGGGGAACTGCCATATGGACTCTGTTCCTTTCGTGGGTTCTCATTAAATTTGATGAGGTTGTTATTGTATTTGGCACTTAAAAGAATCAGATCTTGGGATTTAAATTTCTATAATTCATCTGCAAGTGATAATGGTGAATGATTAAGTATCTAGAGGAAATTAAAGTTGAtgtccatttctttttcttgtcgGGTAGAAGGTTTGCAAACTGCATCTCTCAAACCTGATGAAGGATTTACTGATTAGAACTAAATGGTTACATAGTTTTTCAAGACCAAACTGTTCCAGAGCAACATTAGAATATTAATTATGAAGCAGACAGCTTGATCTATAATTTTGTCTCTAGTTTCCTTTGATCATTAAAATTACTCCTTCTCAGATCTTAAGATATCTGGGATGCCTCCTTCAAAATTAACTGAGAGTCTCAGCTCTCATCCCTGTACGCCTGTACTTTATTTTAGTAGTTTTGGCATATAGGATCTATTAAATAACACTCCCAAGGGAAAGTCAAATAGAATGACTTTCTGGTTTGTAGTCCATTATATCATGTATACtctaaagttttttgttttctttttatcttctcaAATTATGTAGTTAGAGTAACTTTAAAGTTGTTGTTGCTATTTAGTTCACAGTAACTTTAAAGCTGTTGCTATTTAGTTCACTGATCCTTCTTTCTGGTTGTTATGCATAATGATGGTCACTGTATTTTGACAAGGTGTTAAGCTGGTCTAGCTGAATTATTCTGCTTAAAGCATCTAATCTTTTGTACACTCGTGTCTCAATTTTGAAACAAATGTTGACTGAATCAATTGTTCAGAGGGGTCATTTTGgctcttgaattttttgtttgtttgttcatctttttttcttttctttctgaaatgaatttttttggctTAACCAATCATTGTACATTGGTCCGTATTTTTTCAGACAATGGAAACCCGACCAGTTGTCCCAGATCGAAAACTACTTGCAAGGCTAGTTTTAATCAGAGAGGAAGCCAGGAACATGATGGGAGGTGGGATACTTGATGAGAGAAATGACCGTGGTTTTAAGACGCTTCCTGAATCCGAGGTCAgtcttttgcattttttttattttcacaccaAATAACAATGTTTATGGCTGATTATGATTggcatgtgtttgtttgtcaaaaTGATACAGAATCACAATGAGTTCTTTCTACAGTTTGAAGAAATATATGTCAAAACATTATTGTGTGCTTGTCATCTCCGTGATTGTGTACTTGTCAATGCAGGTGAATTTCATAGCCAAACTGGTAGCTTTGAAACCAGGGAAAACTGTCCaggaaatgattaaaaatgTGATGCTAGGGAAAGATGAAGGTGCAGAAGATGCTGCCAGTGAGGAAGAGAACATTAACAGTGAAAGGATTTCGAGTGGAATTGCTGGAAGGGTCTGATTTACTTAATATGAACAATCTTTGAGTTATAAACATCTCTGTGTGTGTATGCTTGTGCTTGTATGAGCATTTGTGGATGTGTGCATGCATGTTGACATACAATTATTGGCATCATATGATATCAACCCACTTGTCTTTCCATATTTTTTAGATGAGCTCTATTAATCTGCTTGCATGGTTCGCAGGGAAGCGTTACAGGACGAAAACCACTTCCTGTGCGACCTGGCATGTTTCTTGAGACTGTCACCAAGGTACCTGTCCTTATAGATACTAtgagttttaaagattttgaagGAATGTATTGTTTGGTAAAGAACAggacaaaaagagaagaaaaaagaatgaacaaCTGGTTTTAAGCACAATTAGAAAATGGGCTCTGTAAGAATGGGATTGCCTTGACAGGAAAATGGAGGATTAGCCTGTTCAGTTTCTGAAAACCATTTTCCATCTCATTTCCAATAATCTTCTCCATttttagttttccttttctaaAGGAAAATGTATTCATTTGTCAAAAAACGGAGAAGAATTTCTCcacaaaaaaagataagaaatacaTAAGATTATAACTGTCTTTCATGAAAattgaaactatattttataatagTTATGCATCTTAATTTTTTGCATTTGTAATAATCTAACtataaaatattacttttatttcattcaaaataaaaattatcataaaaaagtcatgttatttatcaactcaaaaaaatattttataataaaaaatagattttcatctctaaccaaatataaaaatgcaacagaaaataaatttaatgttttgtattGATAAAAGtgcttgtatatataaaaataatattttcatcttttttttttggaaaacaatGAAAAGCTTATCAAGGTACACTATGGAAACGTCAAACCTGTATTTTCCAAAGTATAAATCTGGAAAACTCTAGATGGAGAAATATTGCAGCTGAACAGGAAATTCCAGTGTTTTTTCTTGTTACTCTAATTTTCCAGAAAAGAAATTGGTGTGTGATTGTGTTTTAGAACACAACCATCTGCTGATATTTCTCATATTCTCTTAGTCAATAAGGGCTTTAGTCTGCTGGTTGTTGCTATGTCCTGTGCAATTTCTACAACAAAACGCAATTTGCGTGGATGATGCTGATGAATCTCTAACCTTGGACTTGTTAGGTCTTAGGCAGTGTATATTCAGGAAATATCTCTGGCATTACTGCACAACATCTAGAATGGGTAAATTCTCTTTTCCCTAGCACAACTTAAGCCTTTGTATTCCCGCAAGTCATTGagtggttatatatatatatatatatatttcctttcTAATTTACATACAGAAGTAACATGAAGACAATTTTTTGGTCATTTCAAATTAAGGAAGACCTGCCTAGTGGGATAGCAAATAGGTTTCGTATTCCTTGATTAGTGTATTGGATGTTTAAAGTTGATccacaattaaaattattctgCATTGGCTCTCCTACCGGCAAGGGTTTGTAGTTTGCTTTGCAAAACACAACATTTTCAGTTTGCAGCCATACTATTCTCCCTACTGTTACTCATTTTGTCTGTTTGTGCTGCATCCAGGTTCACCAAAAGACACTTCAAGTTCTCCAGGAAATAGCATACTAGTTTTTCTTATGCAGGGATgctgatatttatatatacaaaagaCTATACGCAGGGATGGTGAATCAAACTGAGAGTTCAATTAAGCTCATAATGAGCTGTTGGATGGACATTTATATCGGTTGAACCTAGTGGATATTATTGCTCCCTCTGGTTAGAAATATCGTGAAGTTATGGATCACGAGAGAGGTTTAGTGATTGttgaatagaaaaagaaatcagtAACACCAGTACATCTCCTGATGAAGTAAAAAAGCCAGGCAGCCAGTTGTGCATGGAAATGTTGTTGCTGGAAAATAGTGGCTGGCTGCTTTT is part of the Populus trichocarpa isolate Nisqually-1 chromosome 2, P.trichocarpa_v4.1, whole genome shotgun sequence genome and encodes:
- the LOC7471187 gene encoding protein PEP-RELATED DEVELOPMENT ARRESTED 1, chloroplastic encodes the protein MLQSSFSSILPSSLPRTPLSSHKLLIFPSLSLTHYRQRRRQQQQLLVLCASSYEVGGGYSDMESSVQEENKSRRTQQEWDEKPDPFQHEVIIKGGEQVISVLQEMITLLEDLNMDDASEKVAVELVAHGVIGKRVDEMEAGFMMALDYMIELAEKDQDGMRKSLLEVIKETVLSHLTKKCPPHVQVIGLLCRTPQKESRHELLRRVAAGGGVFEGGKGTKVHIPGANLNDIANQADDILETMETRPVVPDRKLLARLVLIREEARNMMGGGILDERNDRGFKTLPESEVNFIAKLVALKPGKTVQEMIKNVMLGKDEGAEDAASEEENINSERISSGIAGRGSVTGRKPLPVRPGMFLETVTKVLGSVYSGNISGITAQHLEWVHQKTLQVLQEIAY